GCAACAAAAGATTTCCAACAGAGCCTCCAACAGAGCATCGGACAGTaaaagtgaataggctacatcATAAGATGAACTCAGTCCCAGGCAGTATGAACATACAGAATGGGTCCATTAGATGGCAGTAGACATCCCAAAAGAAAGTTACATAACTATGTCATTTGATGCACATGACAGTTATAGCTACCAGTTCCCTACAGTTGACATATAATTTAGCCTACATTACATTTCAGTGGTTTTGATCTCTCTTCGGCCGATAGCCATCATTCCTGATACCTGTATGAATTAAAAAGAATTTAACATGTGAAAAGTAACATGGTGTTTGCCCACATGCAAATtcctcatctgtctgtgtttgcagCAATACATCCGACCCCGTACGAGTCATCCAGTGGATCATCTACATCCCCACGTTGGTGGTGGGATTTCCTCTCAACCTGGCCGCTCTGTACCTCCTCCTGTTCAGAATTTGCAGATGGACCGAGTCCACGGTGTACCTCACCAGTCTGATCGTCAACGACATCctgctcctcttctctctgccgTTCAAGATGTATGCCTACCAAAATCTCTGGGGCCTGAGTATGGGCTTCTGTTCTTTTCTGGAAAGCCTGGTGTTTGTCAACATCTACGGGAgcattgtgttcattgtgtgcATCTCGGCCGATCGCTATATTTCTCTACAGTTTCCGTTCAGCAAGGGCTTGCGCTCGCCGCGCAAGGCCACCCTGGTCTGCCTGGCCGTATGGTTGATTATATTCGCTTTCACCCCACCTGTGTATGATCtccacaaaaaagaaaacaacacaagCTCGGGAAACGCCAATGAGACTAGATGTTTCCAACAGTTCTCCAACAATACCTGGCAGAAGACGTGGATCATTGTCACCTTGGAGAGCGTGTTCATGATCAGCACAGTCTCCATAGTGTTCTTCTCAGTGCGTGTGATGCAAATTCTGAGGCAGTTGCGGCGACGGAATCCACTGGACGAGAAGCTGAGAGACAACAAATCTGTCAAGATAGTCCTAACCAACCTGGTGGCCTTCCTGGTTTGTTTCATACCCTACCACGTGGCCGCGTTTGTCTACTTCCTGGCCAAAAACTACAAAGAGGACACAGAAATTTTCCACCTCAGACAGTTTGTCCACATCAGTAGCACCGTTGGCAGTGTCAACTGTCTGACGGATGGTTTCTGTTACTACCTCGTCCTGAAGGAGAGCCTGCTTAACGTACAgcgggagagggggaggatgtCTTCGGCAAACATGGTGACAACttcaaagagggagagaggaacaggTGTAGATGGACACACGGGTGGCAAGGGATCAATAGGACTTGCTAGATAGATGTTGCCTGTTACTTATCAGGGCAGTGAAGACCAGGGTGGATGGAAGCTTTTCTGTTCCATCTGTCAGACAGGACACTCAGAACTCCACAGTCCAAAGAGGAGGCCAGTCTCATGAAACACTCCAAACAAAATGAATTACTAGCCAAGGCTTGGAAAACATGTGTTTACAAATTAGTCATCCAACCTTAAGGTTTatgtttaattgtattattacTCGCCGATGTGGCATTTGTGATCCATAGATGTTCCACAGTAAATCTCAGATGGCATATTTAACACTAACTGATTTGATTAACCCAAATATTCTTAATTATTCATATTGAATTTAAGCAAATCATTCAACATTGTTTGGATACTGAACTGTTCAGATTCAGTCCATCTACTCTCAATCTAGACAGCACaaacttacactcacctaaaggtttattaggaacaccatacaaatactgtgtttgaccctctttcgccttcagaactgccttaattctacgtggcattgattcaacaaggtgctgaaagcattctttagaaatgttggcccatattgataggatagcatcttgcagttgatggagatttgtgggatgcacatccagggcacgaagctcccgttccaccacatcccaaagatgctctattgggttgagatctggtgacagtgggggccatttcagtacagtgaactcattgttatgttcaagaaaccaatttgaaatgattcgagctttgtgacatggtgcattatcctgctggaagtagccatcagaggatgggtacatggtggtcataaagggatggacatggcagaaacaatgctcaggtaggccgtggcatttaaacgatgcccaattggcactaaggggcctaaagtgtgctaagaaaacatcccccacaccattacaccaccaccctggacagtggtaacaaggcatgatggatccatgttccaTGATCCatgtgagctcatgcaaattgtagcctctttttcctattcgtagtggagatgagtggtacccggtggggtcttctgctgttgtagcccatccgcctcaaggttgtgcgtgttgtggcttcacaaatgctttgctgcatacctgggttgtaacgagtggttatttcagtcaaagttgctcttctatcagcttgaatcagccggcccattctcctctgacctctagcatcaacaaggcattttcgcccacaggactgccgcatactggatgtttttcccttttcacaccaatctttgtaaaccctagaaatggttgttgcttgaaaatcccagtaactgagcagattgtgaaatactcagaccggctcatctctggcaccaacaaccatgccacgctgaAAATTGcccatttctttcccattctgacattcagtttggagttcaggagattgtcctgaccaggatcacacccctaaatgtattgaagcaacttccatgtgattggttgattagataattacattaatgagaaattgaacaggtgttcctaataatcctttaggtgagtgtatctacATCCTGACTATATAAAATTCAACAGTTTTGAAACGTTTTAGACTGAACCTTAAGCTGCTCTGGTTTGTATGATGAAGGTTCACTGAAAGGAactcatttttcacaacaatcTGTCAGACTGCAAGTCAGACTGCAAGAGTCAAAGACAAGTCAATAGAATTGCACAGattgttattaaaatgtatgtaaaatgtgAAAGACGGTTATACTACATTAGCAGAGGATGTCAGGTTGtacttgagaaaatgaaaagaTTAAGTTATCTCCACTTCCAGTTTCAATACTCTTTTTGAACTTTTTAGGGGAAGTAGCAAAAAGTTTTGTGGTTTAATGGTTTGGCCTTTGttaaattcacacacacaccctcacacagcACAGCCTGTCTTAAAGGAGCAGAGTTACAGCACACTGATGACTACCAATGAGCAAAGTGAGGAGACCATGAAGAATACAGCTTATGCAGTGGTATTTGGGGGTGTCTTGGCGGTGGGTTTGCCGCTTAACGCCGTGGCACTCTGGGTTCTCGTCTGCCGGCACCGCCTCAAGTCCTCCAGCTCCGTCTTCATGAGCCACCTGGCACTCTCGGACATTCTGCTGGTTCTCTCCCTTCCCACCCGGGTCTACTTCTTCGCCACAGGCAACTGGCCTCTTAGCATGCACGCCTGTGTCATCGCCACTATGCTGTTTCGCAACAATATTCGCTCCAGTTCGTTTTTTATCACCTTCATCAGCCTAGACAGGCTGCTAGCCGTGGTCTATCCGCTTCGGTCTCGCCACCTGCGAACATCTGCCAACGCCTGGAAGACCAGCATCGTCACTTGGATCTTGATTGTGTCATTGAACATCCCCGAGAGCATCAACTACTTGAAATCTATGACGAAGGACCAAACCATTAACAACACTAACAGCACTAACACCATTAACATCACTAACACCACTAACACCACTAACACCCCTAATTGCTTCATATTTAATGGACATAATTGTCCCTATATTGCGTATGTCCAGTCTGGGGTGATCTTTGCCCTGCTCGGGGTCAACATGGCCTCCACTGCAATGGTGTCCAGGATATTACACAGTCATCTGAGTAATGCTGCCCTGGTCAAGAACAAGATAAATGTCATGCTGATCTTTGCCATGAActtgttaatgtttattgtcTTCTTCCTGCCGTTCTCCATTGTTTTAATGCTCGGAGTTGATCCCAAAACCGCCATCTGTCTGGCCAGCGTCAACTGTTGCGTGGATCCCTTGTTGTACTACTTCTCATTAGATGCATTctggaaaaagaaagaaggtTCTGATGTGGAGATTTCTTTGGCCagatcaaatgaaaataaactagAGTTAAGGACACAgtgagtaaaaaaaatgtaagttactaaaaaaagaggaaaaacatCCCTAAAATATGTGCTGTAATGTAGTAAGAGGTGGCTACAGCTACTTGGTTTGAAATACGTATTCAGTTACCTCTGAGTATTAGGTCatcacaaataaatatatattttaaatgttttaagctACCCTGAGCTGCATTGTCTGTTGGGAGGGGGTTCTTTGGGTCAGGGTAGTGGAGCAGTGGGATTAATTACGTTTCTGAACTCTTTAAGTTGTATTTTTGGCATGTTTCTTGGTTATTTATTTCTTGGATTTGATCTTAAATGTTcaaatatataaagaaatgttTAGACACCTCTTCTGTGCATGATTTCATGTTGATGAGTATGTGTACAAAACCCAATAATatccaaaacaaaaagtaaacattgcatACACCAATTCTATGAATTACTACCCATCTTTGTACATGGTACTAATAATGTGACACTAATTACGCTACACAGGTCCAGTCCTTGGGTACTTTCAAAAAAGTGTGGCCACAGAATGAATATTGTGAAGAGACTGTGTGAACAGCCTTGAACCATACAGTATGTTGATTTTACACACTGATTATGCACTAAGAGCACTGACAACTACTGGGGCTTTCCAGTCTGTATACACCTACAAACGGAGCTGCATGGCCAATATTTCCTGTTGTTGATTGGTTGGTCTGTCATGTATTTGTTTATCATTTACGAGGATCTTGGCAGACAGCACCAGGCAGAAGCCAGTCATATGGAGGCCCATCTGTGCCCAGGCTTTGTGGCAGACAGACTGGAGACAAGGATTTCCTTTCGATTCTAGTACAGCAAAAGTAATGTAGTAAAGTCATGCAGGCTAATATATGCTTCCTTTGGCCTAAGACCCCTAATCAGTGTTTTAACTGGACACGGGACGATAACATGTCTAAGTCCTACTGTATTCACAATGTTTAGCTGGCATCTCCAATGCATTTCCTACGTTCATCTGAATGTGTGACAGCTCAAATATTCAGTTAACTGAGCTATGTTCCCGCTATGCACGTACCTGCAAAACAGGATGCTGCATTAAATTGTATACTCCTTTGACAGCACAATGTCACTTCAACCTACAGAAGGCTAACGCTATGTAACACAATTTTTGTTCCTGGTTAGTAATTGTTATTTCGTAATTGCTTATGcctaaaaagtatagaaaaGGCGATTATGCCCtgcaaactttgcttttgtgaccaggacagtgatattttcAAACATACCTATTTCCAATGAGAAACAGccatattttgtaattttgttcacATGAAGTCAGAAAAAACCCCACATTAATCCAAATGAACATGTATCCATACTGAAGCAATACAAAAATTACTACAAAAGATTTAGTGAGGAGTTTGAGATTTACaattatactgtaaatcactttCACGAATCAGCCACCAAGGATATAGACTTTGAGGGATATCTACAGCCCATTTTGCCATAGTCTTTCACCAGGGTCTCAACCAGCGCCACATAGTTTGTGGCCGTGTGATTGCCCGGGAAACCCCGAACCACTACAAATCTGTTCCAAGCCGCTTTCTCCTTACTATTGAGCTTCTTGGGGAATTCATTGCACTCCAGGATCTTCATCTGTGTGCCCAACGAATACACCGGCTTTGACCTTTGCCTCAGACAGCTTAGGGAACAGGTCTTGAAGGTACTTGATGGCTGCCGGTTCCTTATCTAGAGCtctgacaaattgtttcataagGTCCAATCTGATGTACAGTGGTGGCAGCAGCACCTTTGGGGCGTCCACTAGCGGCTCCCACCTGACATTGTTCCTCCCCACAGAGAACTGGCTCCGATGTGGCCTGTCCTGCCTGTGGTAGTGCGCCTTGGTGTCCCAGCTGTCCCAAAGGCAAAGATAGCAGGGAAACTTGGTAAATCCAccttggagacccatcaggaatgccACCATTTTGAAGTCTCCTATGAATTCACAGCTGTACTCATCATACTTCAAGGCATCCAGCAAGGTCTTGATGCTGTTGTAATCCTGTATTTATACTACTGTTTATATTACTGGAAAGTTATAGAAGTAAGCAATTAGGAAATAACACTTAATACCCAGGAACAAAAAATAGATTCAAATTTGTTAGACAGAGTAACTATTAGTTATTAAGAATACAAAACCAGAAGCTATCTGTTGTTTAACTACTTTATTCACAGATAGGGACTTCACCAGTAGACAAAATATACACACCAGTCAAAGGTATAGAACAGCATATGATATAACTCTCTTGCAGTAGACATTACGTTAGTCCAGTCTCTGACTCTGGACCAAGGCTTAAAACGTGGTCTTAAAAAGAATGCCATCTAACAGTGCAGTTTTTActtacagagaaacagacatgcaGAAGGGAAATCAAGACAGAAATCTACGATGAGTTACACAAGCGTGGATCAAGACCACAAAAAGTTTAAGACGCTTCGTTGCAGAAAGTGAAAAGATGAAGGGATAAGAAGGGAATCAAAAACGAGACAaacagttttaaatgtattacagaGAAAGACCGCTTCGGCTGAAAAGCTTCTGCTGCCATTTAATTACTTACTGTTTCAGGCGAGTATTTTTTAAGTCCTATACACTGAGTCAGGGCCTCAGAGGTTCAAAACTTGCACAAGAACTAACAATTCAACCAACAATTTGTGTTGTCCATTTTTAATGCACTGGTCCTTAAAGACCACATCACATTTACAGTAGTCTGGAAGGGTGAGAGTTAATAAAGCCaaagacagaaaatacatatatatatataaaccatAAAATGTGATAAAGCTGAGAGCAATTTAACACCAcaatacaacatttttgttggTTACAAAAGGACATTGGGTTAAATGTCATAGCGCTAGGTCTTCCAACAGGGAAGGGAAAAGGGAAGAGCAATAGTCTCAAAACCAGGGAAATAAAGTGCAGTCACCTTGACAATACATGGAAACGGTCATCTCCCCTGACAACGAGGAATTTCACAGTTCTCGTAAGTGGAAAGAAGCCTTCATGATTGGCTTAGTGGTTCTGCTACCAGAAACAACTTCATCCAATCtgagaaaaaacatgtattattgCAACCAGCAAACACAAGGAAAATATAACttccaaaaacaacaccaaaacaaatggcatttgaaaaaagaaaaaagtttaaacatataaaaaaggaaccaaacaaccAAACAAAACCATACTTCAAGTGCAACTGAAAGGTAATTCTATGAATCTCCACAAAAGAGGGCTACAGTGGCTGGAGAGGTTGCTGTGCCTTCAGAGGTCAGGCCGGGCAGTCGTGACGGGAATG
The sequence above is a segment of the Esox lucius isolate fEsoLuc1 chromosome 1, fEsoLuc1.pri, whole genome shotgun sequence genome. Coding sequences within it:
- the lpar5b gene encoding lysophosphatidic acid receptor 5b; this encodes MVWPLLNSHTHPHTAQPVLKEQSYSTLMTTNEQSEETMKNTAYAVVFGGVLAVGLPLNAVALWVLVCRHRLKSSSSVFMSHLALSDILLVLSLPTRVYFFATGNWPLSMHACVIATMLFRNNIRSSSFFITFISLDRLLAVVYPLRSRHLRTSANAWKTSIVTWILIVSLNIPESINYLKSMTKDQTINNTNSTNTINITNTTNTTNTPNCFIFNGHNCPYIAYVQSGVIFALLGVNMASTAMVSRILHSHLSNAALVKNKINVMLIFAMNLLMFIVFFLPFSIVLMLGVDPKTAICLASVNCCVDPLLYYFSLDAFWKKKEGSDVEISLARSNENKLELRTQ
- the gpr55a gene encoding G-protein coupled receptor 55a yields the protein MDTSISNTSDPVRVIQWIIYIPTLVVGFPLNLAALYLLLFRICRWTESTVYLTSLIVNDILLLFSLPFKMYAYQNLWGLSMGFCSFLESLVFVNIYGSIVFIVCISADRYISLQFPFSKGLRSPRKATLVCLAVWLIIFAFTPPVYDLHKKENNTSSGNANETRCFQQFSNNTWQKTWIIVTLESVFMISTVSIVFFSVRVMQILRQLRRRNPLDEKLRDNKSVKIVLTNLVAFLVCFIPYHVAAFVYFLAKNYKEDTEIFHLRQFVHISSTVGSVNCLTDGFCYYLVLKESLLNVQRERGRMSSANMVTTSKRERGTGVDGHTGGKGSIGLAR